In Immundisolibacter sp., the following proteins share a genomic window:
- the rpmC gene encoding 50S ribosomal protein L29, whose amino-acid sequence MKIAELRGKSAAELNKKLIELHREHLNLRVQRATGQLARPSRFRALRREVAQIKTLLKEQASQASA is encoded by the coding sequence ATGAAGATCGCTGAACTGCGCGGCAAGTCGGCCGCCGAACTGAACAAGAAGCTGATCGAGCTGCATCGCGAGCACCTGAATCTGCGGGTGCAGCGGGCGACCGGTCAGCTGGCTCGGCCGTCACGCTTCCGCGCCTTGCGGCGCGAGGTGGCGCAAATCAAGACCCTTCTGAAAGAACAGGCTTCGCAGGCAAGCGCATGA
- the rpsQ gene encoding 30S ribosomal protein S17: MTEETVSRRTVVGRVVSDKMEKSISVLVETREQHPIYKKYLRRSTKFHAHDAANECRIGDLVRIEECRPLSKTKTWRLVEVIERIGG, translated from the coding sequence ATGACGGAAGAAACTGTAAGTCGTCGCACGGTGGTCGGCCGGGTGGTGAGCGACAAGATGGAGAAGTCCATCAGCGTGCTGGTTGAAACCCGCGAGCAACACCCGATCTACAAGAAATACCTGCGTCGCTCGACCAAGTTCCATGCTCACGATGCCGCCAACGAGTGCCGCATCGGTGATCTGGTGCGGATCGAGGAATGCCGGCCGCTGTCCAAGACCAAGACCTGGCGTCTGGTCGAGGTCATCGAGCGGATCGGCGGTTGA
- the rplN gene encoding 50S ribosomal protein L14 — MIQMQSHLDVADNSGARRVMCIKVLGGSKRRYAGVGDVIRVSIKDAIPRGKVKKGEVYRAVVVRTVHGVRRSDGSKIRFDSNAVVLLNNQGAPIGTRIFGPVTRELRTEQFMRLVSLAPEVL; from the coding sequence ATGATTCAGATGCAAAGCCACCTCGATGTGGCCGACAACAGTGGCGCACGGCGCGTGATGTGCATCAAGGTGCTGGGTGGGTCCAAGCGGCGCTATGCCGGCGTCGGTGACGTGATCCGCGTGAGCATCAAGGACGCCATTCCGCGGGGCAAGGTCAAGAAGGGCGAGGTTTACCGGGCCGTGGTGGTGCGCACCGTGCATGGTGTGCGGCGCTCGGACGGTTCCAAGATTCGCTTCGACAGCAACGCCGTGGTGTTGCTCAACAATCAGGGTGCGCCGATCGGTACGCGCATCTTCGGGCCGGTGACGCGCGAGTTGCGTACCGAGCAGTTCATGCGTCTGGTGTCGCTGGCACCGGAAGTTCTCTGA